One Amycolatopsis sp. NBC_00355 genomic window carries:
- a CDS encoding TetR/AcrR family transcriptional regulator translates to MPANDRPPLWLRPEHGTRGPKPAHTRRDVAAAGIRIADAEGLDAVSMRRIAAELGTGTTSLYRYVSKKDEILQLMGDEVTGELRGTVLPAQWRDALRVIARSMRATALRHPWFPALASGRPNHGPNSLWWSELTFSAFDGLDLGTDDLLANLGTLSSFVLGHVQSELGDQEAARLSGLSHEQWMEREGEYGPLIMDSGRYPRFTRVIVEAETPHAADRRDRWFEAGLDRVLAGIAAHLP, encoded by the coding sequence TTGCCGGCGAACGACCGCCCGCCGCTCTGGCTGCGTCCCGAACACGGGACCCGCGGGCCGAAACCGGCCCACACCCGCCGCGACGTCGCGGCCGCCGGCATCAGGATCGCCGACGCCGAGGGGCTCGACGCCGTCTCGATGCGGCGGATCGCCGCCGAACTGGGCACCGGCACCACTTCGCTCTACCGGTACGTGTCCAAAAAGGACGAGATCCTGCAGCTGATGGGCGACGAGGTCACCGGCGAGCTGCGCGGCACCGTGCTGCCCGCGCAGTGGCGGGACGCCCTGCGCGTCATCGCCCGGTCGATGCGCGCGACGGCCCTGCGGCACCCGTGGTTCCCCGCGCTGGCTTCGGGCCGGCCGAACCACGGCCCGAACAGCCTGTGGTGGTCGGAGCTGACGTTCTCGGCGTTCGACGGCCTCGATCTCGGCACCGACGACCTGCTCGCCAACCTCGGCACGCTCTCCTCGTTCGTCCTCGGCCACGTGCAGAGCGAGCTGGGCGATCAGGAAGCGGCGCGGCTCTCGGGGCTCAGCCACGAGCAGTGGATGGAGCGCGAGGGCGAGTACGGCCCGCTGATCATGGACAGCGGGCGCTACCCGCGGTTCACCCGGGTGATCGTCGAAGCCGAGACGCCGCACGCGGCCGACCGCCGGGACCGGTGGTTCGAGGCCGGCCTGGACCGGGTGCTGGCGGGCATCGCCGCCCACCTGCCCTGA
- a CDS encoding SAM-dependent methyltransferase, whose protein sequence is MSVGERIPEGVDIKLPSAARVYDWLLGGSHNFDADRVVGEKVMAVLPSGRQVAASNRAFLRRAVRYMIDQGVTQFLDLGSGIPTVGNVHEVAQNLDPACRVVYVDHDEVAVAHSRLILEGNRDAVVVEADLCRPRTVLSDPGVRALLDFDRPIGLLMVAVFHFVPDDLRPAEIVADYRAALPPGSHLALSHLTADHAPHEMAAVADAMRRSRDPMYFRPYSEVAALFDGLELVEPGVVSAPLWHPERGIRDAGPDDVYAGVGRKP, encoded by the coding sequence GTGTCCGTGGGCGAGCGGATCCCGGAGGGCGTCGACATCAAGCTGCCCAGCGCGGCCCGGGTCTACGACTGGCTGCTCGGCGGCAGCCACAACTTCGACGCCGACCGCGTCGTCGGCGAGAAGGTGATGGCGGTCCTGCCGTCGGGCCGGCAGGTGGCCGCGTCCAACCGGGCGTTCCTGCGGCGGGCCGTGCGGTACATGATCGACCAGGGTGTCACGCAGTTCCTCGACCTGGGGTCCGGCATCCCCACGGTCGGCAACGTGCACGAGGTCGCGCAGAACCTCGACCCGGCGTGCCGGGTGGTCTACGTGGACCACGACGAGGTCGCCGTCGCCCACAGCCGGCTCATCCTCGAGGGCAACCGCGACGCCGTCGTCGTCGAGGCCGACCTGTGCCGCCCGCGGACCGTGCTGAGCGACCCCGGCGTGCGGGCCCTGCTGGACTTCGACCGGCCGATCGGGCTGCTCATGGTGGCTGTGTTCCACTTCGTCCCCGACGACCTGCGCCCGGCCGAGATCGTCGCCGACTACCGCGCGGCGCTGCCACCGGGCAGCCACCTCGCGCTGTCGCACCTGACCGCCGACCACGCACCGCACGAGATGGCGGCGGTCGCGGACGCGATGCGCCGCAGCCGGGACCCGATGTACTTCCGCCCCTACAGCGAGGTCGCGGCCCTGTTCGACGGGCTGGAGCTGGTCGAGCCGGGCGTGGTGAGCGCCCCGCTGTGGCACCCGGAGCGGGGCATCCGCGACGCCGGGCCCGACGACGTCTACGCCGGCGTGGGCCGCAAGCCCTAA
- a CDS encoding winged helix-turn-helix transcriptional regulator yields MTEAPEWVDEHGQVVFDVFAQACTSRSTLEHITGRWGILAMAALYDGTFRFNALRRRVTGVSEKMLAQTLQALERDGFVLREAQPTIPPKVEYSLTPRGRRTATLLVDLIRDVEGQMPDVVAANEAYDARKDG; encoded by the coding sequence ATGACGGAAGCGCCGGAGTGGGTGGACGAGCACGGGCAGGTGGTGTTCGACGTGTTCGCGCAGGCGTGCACGTCCCGGTCCACGCTCGAGCACATCACCGGGCGCTGGGGGATCCTCGCGATGGCCGCGCTGTACGACGGCACGTTCCGGTTCAACGCGCTGCGCCGCCGCGTCACCGGTGTCAGCGAGAAGATGCTGGCCCAGACCCTGCAGGCGCTGGAGCGTGACGGCTTCGTGCTGCGCGAAGCCCAGCCGACCATCCCGCCGAAGGTCGAGTACAGCCTCACCCCGCGCGGCCGGCGCACCGCGACGCTGCTGGTGGACCTGATCCGGGACGTCGAAGGCCAGATGCCGGACGTGGTGGCGGCGAACGAGGCCTACGACGCCCGCAAGGACGGTTGA
- a CDS encoding TetR/AcrR family transcriptional regulator: MSADPSHPAPLRRDARLNRERIVEVAHELFARRGLDVPMAAVARHAGVGMATLYRRFPTKEALVGEVFSHQFDLCVAVVDDALDDPDPWRGFVTVVEKVGEMQACDRGFSAAVSSAFPKVADTAAERGRALGRVAALVDRAKAAGKLRADFALTDLMLVLMANDGVTADAPAATRVASQRLVAYLVNSFRAENAGVPLPPAVPLSVIKV, encoded by the coding sequence ATGAGTGCCGACCCTTCTCATCCGGCGCCGTTGCGGCGGGATGCCCGGCTCAACCGCGAGCGCATCGTCGAGGTGGCCCACGAGCTCTTCGCGCGCCGCGGCCTCGACGTGCCGATGGCGGCCGTCGCCCGGCACGCCGGGGTCGGGATGGCCACGCTGTACCGCCGGTTCCCGACGAAGGAGGCGCTGGTCGGCGAGGTGTTCTCGCACCAGTTCGACCTGTGTGTCGCCGTCGTGGACGACGCGCTGGACGACCCGGACCCGTGGCGGGGGTTCGTCACCGTCGTCGAGAAGGTGGGGGAGATGCAGGCGTGCGACCGCGGGTTCAGCGCCGCCGTCTCCTCGGCGTTCCCGAAGGTGGCCGACACCGCCGCGGAACGGGGCCGGGCGCTGGGCCGCGTCGCCGCGCTGGTCGACCGCGCCAAGGCGGCGGGCAAGCTCCGGGCCGACTTCGCGCTCACCGACCTGATGCTGGTGCTGATGGCCAACGACGGGGTGACCGCGGACGCGCCGGCGGCCACGCGGGTGGCGTCGCAGCGGCTGGTCGCCTACCTGGTGAACTCGTTCCGGGCCGAGAACGCCGGTGTGCCCCTGCCGCCGGCCGTGCCGCTGAGCGTGATCAAGGTCTGA
- a CDS encoding FAD-dependent monooxygenase: MDYDVVIAGAGPVGLLLACELRLGGARVLVVERETQTPRSRFGSMGARAVNTPSVHALHLRGLLPEVERAAAMWLGGGAGLPEFEPGDTGERPEIFVGHFAGIGIRIDRLRPPGPGEEFLGAGVIAQGDLEAIFERRAAELGVEVARGVSLTAFESDADGVTVHIGRPIRAGWLVGADGGRSTVRRLAGIDFPGVDPVFTGRQAIVDLDDPGKLVADGWQAGEHGSYVVGGWDDGSGPPRVHTVEYEVGPDRDAPVTAEEIQASLRRVSGTDVRVTRLHVGTRYADTTRQAETYRRDRVLLCGDAAHVHSPAGGQGMNLGLGDAVNLGWKLALVARGAAPDTLLDTYTAERHPIGAWVQRWSMAQTALSTQRGPRADALREVVADLLDTPDGATYVVSKIGGGWQHYDLPGDFPLIGHRVPDLPLSDGTTLAPHFRSGRAVLLDTGTGAAEVAAEWENRVELVTASPLAFPDQRLAALIRPDGHVAWAATGGELPGLRDALTTWLGTPL; the protein is encoded by the coding sequence ATGGACTACGACGTGGTAATCGCGGGCGCGGGCCCGGTCGGCCTGTTGCTGGCCTGCGAGCTCCGCCTGGGCGGGGCCCGGGTGCTGGTCGTCGAACGCGAGACGCAGACGCCGCGCTCGCGGTTCGGGTCGATGGGGGCCCGCGCGGTCAACACGCCGTCGGTGCACGCGCTGCACCTGCGCGGCCTGCTGCCCGAGGTGGAGCGCGCGGCCGCGATGTGGCTCGGCGGGGGCGCCGGGCTGCCCGAGTTCGAACCCGGGGACACGGGGGAGCGGCCGGAGATCTTCGTCGGCCACTTCGCCGGGATCGGCATCCGCATCGACCGGCTGCGCCCGCCCGGCCCCGGCGAGGAGTTCCTCGGCGCCGGAGTGATCGCCCAGGGTGATCTGGAGGCGATCTTCGAGCGCCGGGCCGCGGAACTGGGCGTCGAGGTGGCGCGCGGGGTCTCGCTGACCGCGTTCGAGTCCGATGCGGACGGTGTTACCGTCCACATCGGACGTCCGATCCGGGCCGGCTGGCTGGTCGGCGCCGACGGCGGGCGCAGTACCGTGCGTCGCCTGGCCGGGATCGACTTCCCCGGCGTGGACCCGGTGTTCACCGGCCGCCAGGCCATTGTGGACCTGGACGACCCGGGCAAGCTCGTCGCGGACGGCTGGCAGGCGGGCGAGCACGGGTCCTATGTGGTCGGTGGCTGGGACGACGGCTCGGGCCCGCCGCGGGTGCACACCGTCGAGTACGAGGTCGGGCCCGACCGGGACGCGCCGGTGACGGCGGAAGAGATCCAGGCCAGCCTGCGGCGGGTGAGCGGCACCGACGTCCGGGTCACGCGGTTGCACGTCGGCACCCGCTATGCCGACACGACCCGCCAGGCCGAGACGTACCGGCGGGACCGGGTGCTGCTGTGCGGCGACGCGGCCCACGTGCACTCGCCGGCCGGTGGGCAGGGCATGAACCTGGGCCTCGGCGACGCGGTCAACCTCGGCTGGAAGCTCGCGCTCGTCGCGCGCGGGGCGGCGCCGGACACGCTGCTGGACACCTACACCGCCGAGCGGCACCCGATCGGCGCGTGGGTGCAGCGCTGGAGCATGGCGCAGACGGCGCTGAGCACCCAGCGCGGCCCGCGCGCGGACGCGTTGCGCGAGGTCGTGGCGGACCTGCTCGACACCCCGGACGGCGCCACGTACGTCGTCTCGAAGATCGGCGGCGGCTGGCAGCACTACGACCTGCCCGGCGACTTCCCGCTGATCGGCCACCGCGTGCCCGACCTGCCCCTGTCCGACGGAACCACGCTGGCACCGCACTTCCGCTCCGGCCGCGCGGTGCTGTTGGACACGGGGACGGGCGCGGCGGAGGTGGCGGCGGAGTGGGAAAACCGCGTCGAGCTGGTGACGGCGAGCCCGCTGGCGTTCCCGGACCAGCGGCTGGCGGCCCTGATCCGCCCGGACGGCCACGTGGCCTGGGCCGCGACCGGCGGCGAGCTCCCCGGGCTCCGCGACGCCCTCACAACCTGGCTGGGCACCCCCCTCTGA
- a CDS encoding TerC/Alx family metal homeostasis membrane protein → MDIGAGTWLVTLAVILGLLALDLVLAAVRPHKVGFREAVAWSVGYILVAVAFGVWLTLAHGGEFGTEYFAGYIVEKSLSVDNLFVFVIIMTTFAVPEEHQHKVLTFGIVLALVMRGIFIIVGATLLSLFTFMFLLFGLLLIYTGVQLFRHRDEDPDVENNVVVRTARRVLPLSDDYDGGRLTTRVAGRRLVTPLVVVLVAIGGVDLLFALDSIPAVFGVTDEPYIVFAANAFALLGLRALYFLVKGLLDRLVYLSTGLSVILAFIGVKLILHWAHVDIDEGFPEIPTPLSLGVILGILAVVTVASLLKTRRDPDAKAHPGSLRGSDPEP, encoded by the coding sequence ATGGACATCGGGGCCGGCACGTGGCTCGTCACCCTGGCCGTGATCCTCGGGCTGCTGGCGCTGGACCTGGTGCTCGCCGCGGTCCGGCCGCACAAGGTCGGGTTCCGCGAGGCGGTCGCGTGGTCGGTGGGCTACATCCTGGTCGCGGTGGCGTTCGGGGTGTGGCTGACGCTGGCGCACGGCGGCGAGTTCGGCACCGAGTACTTCGCCGGCTACATCGTCGAGAAGAGCCTGTCGGTCGACAACCTGTTCGTGTTCGTCATCATCATGACCACGTTCGCCGTCCCGGAGGAGCACCAGCACAAGGTGCTCACCTTCGGCATCGTGCTGGCCCTGGTGATGCGCGGGATCTTCATCATCGTCGGCGCGACCCTGCTGTCCCTGTTCACCTTCATGTTCCTGCTGTTCGGCCTGCTGCTGATCTACACCGGCGTGCAGCTGTTCCGCCACCGCGACGAGGACCCCGACGTCGAGAACAACGTCGTGGTCCGCACGGCCCGCCGGGTGCTGCCGCTGTCGGACGACTACGACGGCGGCCGGCTGACGACCAGGGTCGCGGGCCGCCGGCTGGTGACCCCGCTCGTGGTGGTGCTGGTCGCGATCGGCGGCGTCGACCTGCTGTTCGCCCTGGACTCGATCCCGGCGGTCTTCGGCGTCACCGACGAGCCGTACATCGTGTTCGCCGCGAACGCCTTCGCGCTGCTGGGCCTGCGCGCGCTGTACTTCCTGGTCAAGGGCCTGCTCGACCGGCTCGTCTACCTCTCGACCGGGCTCTCGGTGATCCTCGCGTTCATCGGTGTGAAGCTGATCCTGCACTGGGCGCACGTCGACATCGACGAGGGCTTCCCGGAGATCCCCACCCCGCTCAGCCTCGGTGTGATCCTCGGCATCCTCGCGGTGGTCACGGTGGCCAGCCTGCTCAAGACCCGCCGGGACCCGGATGCGAAAGCGCACCCGGGATCCCTGCGGGGGTCCGATCCCGAACCGTGA
- a CDS encoding SigE family RNA polymerase sigma factor yields the protein MPADAGFTEYVTAGAPWLRKVAFLLCGDWHRADDLVQSAVTKLYTHWPRALRADNLDGYARRTLVNTFLAEQRTSWWRLVDLRPADHDPPPAAGFDVETALDLRAAIDRLPPRQRATLVLRYYCDLPVNDVAKTLGCSPGTVKSQTARAVDALRGMLPTESFTLPEATA from the coding sequence TTGCCCGCGGATGCCGGGTTCACCGAGTACGTGACGGCAGGGGCCCCCTGGCTGCGCAAGGTCGCCTTCCTGCTCTGCGGGGACTGGCACCGGGCCGACGACCTGGTCCAGAGCGCCGTCACGAAGCTCTACACGCACTGGCCCCGCGCCCTGCGGGCCGACAACCTGGACGGTTACGCGCGCCGGACGCTGGTCAACACCTTCCTGGCCGAGCAGCGGACGTCCTGGTGGCGGCTGGTCGACCTGCGGCCGGCCGACCACGACCCGCCGCCCGCGGCCGGCTTCGACGTCGAGACGGCGCTCGACCTGCGCGCCGCGATCGACCGGCTGCCGCCGCGGCAGCGGGCGACCCTGGTGCTCCGCTACTACTGCGACCTGCCGGTGAACGACGTCGCGAAGACGCTCGGCTGTTCCCCGGGCACCGTCAAGAGCCAGACCGCGCGGGCCGTGGACGCGCTGCGCGGCATGCTGCCCACCGAGTCCTTCACCCTCCCGGAGGCGACCGCGTGA
- a CDS encoding YihY/virulence factor BrkB family protein, translating to MPVRRRGKQPEGPTELSRRSWWEVLKRTVRQFGRDNLTDWAAALTYYGVLSIFPGLVVLTALLGLLGPGPTQTVIDNVNQIVPGQGREILVGAIKELSGSRGLAGPVAVFGLLAALWSASGYVGAFMRAGNAIYGMPEGRPLWKVLPLRLGLTIGIVALLAACALGVVATGTIARRLGDLVGLGPTGVQVWEIAKWPVIAVLVSLAFALLYWAGPNVRQPGFKWLTPGGLLAVVLWAAASAGFAVYVANFGSYNKTYGSLAGIIVFLVWLWISNLAVLLGAELDAELARGRGIEGGQESEDEPFLPPRDTKAMDADEVEDVAEAERPR from the coding sequence GTGCCGGTGCGCAGACGAGGAAAGCAACCCGAAGGCCCGACGGAGTTGTCGCGGCGTTCGTGGTGGGAAGTGCTCAAACGCACCGTCCGGCAGTTCGGCCGGGACAACCTGACCGACTGGGCGGCCGCGCTCACCTACTACGGCGTGCTGTCGATCTTCCCCGGCCTGGTGGTACTGACGGCGTTGCTGGGCCTGCTCGGCCCCGGCCCGACGCAGACCGTGATCGACAACGTCAACCAGATCGTGCCCGGCCAAGGCCGGGAAATCCTGGTCGGCGCGATCAAGGAGCTGTCGGGTTCCCGGGGCCTCGCCGGGCCGGTGGCGGTGTTCGGCCTGCTCGCCGCGCTGTGGTCGGCGTCCGGGTACGTCGGCGCGTTCATGCGGGCGGGCAACGCGATCTACGGCATGCCCGAAGGCCGTCCACTGTGGAAGGTCCTGCCGCTGCGGCTCGGGTTGACGATCGGCATCGTGGCGCTGCTGGCCGCGTGCGCGCTGGGGGTCGTGGCGACGGGCACGATCGCGCGCCGGCTCGGCGACCTCGTCGGGCTCGGCCCGACCGGGGTGCAGGTGTGGGAGATCGCGAAGTGGCCGGTGATCGCCGTCCTGGTCAGCTTGGCGTTCGCGCTGCTGTACTGGGCGGGCCCGAACGTGCGGCAGCCGGGCTTCAAGTGGCTCACCCCGGGCGGGCTGCTGGCGGTCGTGCTGTGGGCGGCGGCGTCGGCCGGGTTCGCTGTGTACGTCGCGAACTTCGGTTCCTACAACAAGACCTACGGCTCGCTCGCCGGGATCATCGTGTTCCTGGTGTGGCTGTGGATCTCCAACCTCGCGGTGCTGCTCGGCGCCGAGCTGGACGCCGAACTCGCCCGCGGCCGCGGTATCGAAGGCGGTCAGGAGAGCGAAGACGAGCCGTTCCTGCCGCCGCGGGACACGAAGGCGATGGACGCGGACGAGGTCGAGGACGTCGCCGAAGCCGAACGGCCGCGTTAG
- a CDS encoding RCC1 domain-containing protein gives MVALAAGIFTLASAGTGVTAAAAPAALDSPASSFTAVQPTRFLDTVRGVGVPIGTVGPHTTVTASAGTLAPAGATAVVVNLWAESPTADSAITVFTHGQARPALPNLLVQAGKRRANQLTVQVGADRTLDFYNEAGSTHLIASILGYYSTTAESRYTPLSPSWLPLDPLGAGATAKVDLTGRVPATATAVTFAVNLSAPTAATYVSAFPHSTPRPTMASAAAYPGGTGSNLVTVKIGADRSIDLYNLAGTVTVDAVVLGFYATDFGALFTPVAPVRILDSRTGLGLADGVARKLGPNSDLVNWLQPPIPPDAIAVAMNLTGYAPTATTAITAWDSTSTGQPQPSVTIPAGQTISVATAPVVSAPGAAPAFSQTDRWTYVHNRAGSLDVSADLFGYFTLPRPGCASGCVSTWGYYSWRQHEDLRIPSPVSGLDGVVAVAGRAAAGYALRADGTVRAWGPNSTGGLGNGWWGSASYSPVPVLGLTSVTAVAAGNFKGYALRANGTVWRWGHDVNTPVPVAGLAGVTAIAATGDTAYALKADGTVWAWGSNTRGELGNGSTVASSATPVRVSGLTGVTSLGAGDGYTGYAVKADGTVWAWGDNTSGQLGNGVACAGCLSRTPVAVSGLTGVKSVTGDSSGAVALRADGTVFSWGNNERGGLGNGVDCPPGGTGPNCSAPVPAPVHDLTDATAIGMFNGGAYAVRADGTVWGWGSNESSELGLSVVSYPFYTTVPVQVPGVGGVKAVASGLAVGR, from the coding sequence GTGGTGGCGTTGGCCGCCGGGATCTTCACGCTGGCCTCCGCCGGCACCGGGGTCACCGCCGCCGCGGCGCCCGCTGCCCTCGACTCGCCGGCGTCGAGCTTCACCGCCGTGCAGCCGACCCGGTTCCTGGACACCGTGCGCGGTGTCGGCGTGCCGATCGGCACGGTCGGCCCGCACACGACGGTGACGGCGAGCGCGGGCACCCTGGCGCCCGCCGGCGCCACCGCGGTCGTGGTGAACCTGTGGGCCGAGAGCCCGACGGCCGACAGCGCGATCACCGTGTTCACCCACGGCCAGGCCCGGCCCGCGCTGCCGAACCTGCTCGTCCAGGCGGGCAAGCGGCGCGCCAACCAGCTCACGGTCCAGGTCGGCGCCGACCGGACGCTGGACTTCTACAACGAGGCCGGCTCGACCCACCTGATCGCGAGCATCCTCGGCTACTACTCGACCACGGCGGAGTCGCGGTACACGCCGCTGAGCCCGTCGTGGCTGCCGCTGGACCCCCTCGGCGCCGGGGCGACGGCCAAGGTCGACCTGACCGGCCGGGTGCCCGCGACCGCCACCGCCGTGACCTTCGCCGTGAACCTGAGCGCACCGACCGCGGCCACCTACGTCAGCGCCTTCCCGCACAGCACGCCGCGCCCGACGATGGCCAGCGCGGCCGCCTACCCGGGCGGCACGGGGTCGAACCTGGTCACGGTGAAGATCGGCGCCGACCGCTCGATCGACCTGTACAACCTGGCCGGGACCGTGACGGTGGACGCGGTCGTGCTCGGCTTCTACGCCACCGACTTCGGCGCCCTGTTCACCCCGGTCGCCCCGGTCCGGATCCTGGACAGCCGCACCGGTCTGGGCCTCGCCGACGGCGTCGCGCGCAAGCTCGGCCCGAACAGCGATCTCGTGAACTGGTTGCAGCCGCCGATCCCGCCGGACGCGATCGCCGTCGCCATGAACCTGACCGGGTACGCGCCGACCGCGACCACGGCCATCACCGCGTGGGACTCCACCTCGACCGGCCAGCCGCAGCCGAGCGTGACCATCCCCGCCGGGCAGACGATCTCGGTGGCGACCGCGCCGGTCGTCTCCGCGCCCGGCGCGGCGCCCGCCTTCTCCCAGACCGACCGCTGGACCTACGTGCACAACCGCGCCGGTTCCCTCGACGTGTCGGCCGACCTGTTCGGCTACTTCACGTTGCCGCGGCCCGGGTGCGCGTCCGGCTGCGTCTCGACGTGGGGCTACTACTCGTGGCGGCAGCACGAGGACCTCAGGATCCCGAGTCCGGTCAGCGGCCTGGACGGGGTCGTGGCCGTCGCCGGCCGGGCCGCCGCCGGGTACGCGCTGCGCGCCGACGGCACCGTCCGGGCCTGGGGCCCCAACTCGACGGGCGGGCTCGGCAACGGCTGGTGGGGCAGTGCCTCCTACTCCCCGGTCCCGGTGCTCGGCCTGACTTCCGTCACGGCCGTCGCAGCCGGTAACTTCAAGGGATACGCCCTGCGGGCCAACGGAACCGTGTGGCGCTGGGGGCACGACGTCAACACCCCGGTGCCGGTGGCCGGCCTGGCCGGCGTCACCGCCATCGCCGCCACCGGCGACACCGCGTACGCCCTGAAGGCCGACGGCACGGTGTGGGCGTGGGGCAGCAACACCCGCGGCGAGCTGGGCAACGGTTCCACGGTGGCGAGTTCGGCCACCCCGGTGCGCGTGTCCGGTCTCACCGGCGTGACGTCGCTCGGCGCGGGTGACGGCTACACCGGCTACGCCGTCAAGGCCGACGGCACCGTCTGGGCCTGGGGCGACAACACGAGCGGCCAGCTCGGCAACGGCGTCGCGTGCGCCGGGTGCCTCTCCCGCACCCCGGTTGCGGTGTCCGGGCTGACCGGCGTCAAGTCCGTGACCGGCGACTCGTCGGGCGCGGTGGCCTTGCGCGCCGACGGCACCGTCTTCTCCTGGGGCAACAACGAACGTGGCGGGCTGGGCAACGGCGTCGACTGCCCGCCGGGCGGCACCGGCCCGAACTGCTCGGCGCCGGTGCCCGCCCCCGTCCACGACCTGACGGACGCCACGGCCATCGGGATGTTCAACGGCGGCGCCTACGCCGTCCGCGCGGACGGCACGGTCTGGGGCTGGGGCAGCAACGAGTCCTCCGAGCTGGGCCTCAGCGTCGTGAGCTATCCCTTCTACACCACGGTTCCGGTCCAGGTGCCTGGCGTCGGCGGCGTCAAGGCCGTCGCCTCCGGGCTGGCCGTCGGCCGCTGA